In Drosophila simulans strain w501 chromosome 3R, Prin_Dsim_3.1, whole genome shotgun sequence, a single window of DNA contains:
- the LOC6730162 gene encoding sex-regulated protein janus-B — protein sequence MKTLNLLAPVSQLFKPLQRQSSSRVNALLINVPRVQLSKGKNKYLLMMIHMHGLTRFGRTIVRGSASKDHEEIFEEIQKEMDKIGICAKCLGGGFISNKEDKKVMKIYGCCKTFGEAPHGRTKDILLSWTKFQHYNIILPKKNLNAYQ from the exons atgaaaacattgaaCCTTTTGGCACCTGTTTCGCAATTGTTTAAGCCCCTTCAAAGGCAAAGTTCTTCACGCGTAAACGCCCTTTTGATAAATGTTCCTAGAGTTCAGCTTTCTAAAGGCAAGAACAAGTACCTTTTGATGATGATTCACATGCACGGTTTAACTAGGTTTGGCAGGACCATTGTAAGAGGATCCGCCTCCAAGGACCACG AGGAAATCTTTGAGGAAATCCAGAAGGAGATGGACAAAATTGGCATTTGCGCCAAATGCCTGGGTGGAGGGTTCATCAGCAACAAGGAGGACAAGAAAGTAATGAAAATTTACGGGTGCTGCAAA ACTTTTGGGGAGGCGCCGCacggcaggacgaaggacataCTGCTGTCTTGGACCAAATTCCAGCATTACAACATCATCTTGCCCAAAAAGAATTTGAACGCGTATCAGTGA
- the LOC6730163 gene encoding sex-regulated protein janus-B, whose protein sequence is MKMFKSLSLIPRIVSPFQKCYSTDLINLVGVPRVKITKGQNRYLLVNIHTHGFTKYGRVIVRGADVDNHLAIFDSILEELEPEGICAKILGGGRILNEPDNKKIKIYGTSRTFGGADHTRTRNILQAWTTYKDFKITVKQ, encoded by the exons atgaaaatgttcaaGTCATTGAGTCTAATTCCCCGTATTGTTTCTCCGTTTC AAAAATGTTACTCAACCGATTTGATCAATTTGGTAGGCGTTCCCCGGGTGAAGATAACCAAAGGTCAGAATCGTTATTTGTTGGTTAATATTCATACGCATGGCTTCACGAAGTATGGAAGAGTTATTGTCCGTGGCGCCGATGTCGACAATCACT TGGCGATTTTCGACTCGATTTTGGAGGAGCTTGAGCCCGAGGGCATATGTGCCAAAATCCTCGGTGGTGGAAGGATCCTCAACGAGCCAGacaataagaaaataaagatCTATGGCACCTCCAGG ACTTTCGGCGGTGCTGATCACACAAGGACAAGGAATATACTTCAAGCGTGGACCACTTATAAGGACTTCAAGATAACCGTTAAACAATaa